In Colias croceus chromosome 26, ilColCroc2.1, one DNA window encodes the following:
- the LOC123703568 gene encoding facilitated trehalose transporter Tret1-like: MKPFIKQAFVVSGAALNIMGHGCAHGYPAVLFAQLIRDGGPVTLTDHDTSWIASSVGLMGIVGNFISPVFMWKLGRQKSHFISTIPALLGWIIFFLGNSVPMFLLARLLHGLALGLRTPLAAILVAEYTEPRYRGAFLGTFAISLGLGILLSHVWGAYLSWKMTAVVCSMFPIISMAIIMLSPESPYWLVSKSRFEEAKKAFKWVRGDGEEQREEFEKMVQAQERETQEDMKTERNKIYKYSWLSVSRYVINSLKAVLKIFKKKEFYKPSIVAICMLVVFEFGGAHMIPAYGNVILQAVLNKESLSDVTWQFTVIDFLRTICAFLAIFLLKKYKRRTILFISGAMTVLSLTAVSVFVYLRNAEIITQDWLLDTVPMVLMITYTLSFCLGAVPLNWVICGEVFPLAYRSLGSTLSTSFLTPSFVISMKTAPHLYSTIGVQGAFLVYSALLTICLIIMYCLLPETKDRTLIDIENSFKGIRKSDREVQLSLMEKKEINAV, encoded by the exons ATGAAGCCCTTTATTAAAcag GCGTTCGTGGTATCCGGTGCAGCACTGAACATCATGGGTCATGGATGCGCACACGGCTACCCAGCAGTTTTGTTCGCGCAGTTGATCAGAGATGGCGGCCCGGTCACGCTGACTGACCATGATACGTCTTGGATTG cATCATCTGTTGGCTTGATGGGCATCGTCGGAAACTTCATATCTCCAGTTTTCATGTGGAAACTGGGTCGACAGAAGTCTCACTTCATCTCTACCATCCCCGCACTGCTCGGCTGGATCATCTTCTTCCTGGGCAACTCGGTTCCAATGTTCCTACTGGCCAGGTTACTCCACGGGCTAGCTTTAGGACTAAGAACTCCACTCGCTGCAATCCTTGTAGCTGAATATACAGAACCTAGATACAGGGGCGCGTTTCTTGGCACCTTCGCAATATCCCTTGGCCTTGGCATATTATTGTCTCACGTCTGGGGCGCATACCTATCCTGGAAAATGACGGCTGTGGTTTGTTCTATGTTCCCGATTATATCTATGGCTATTATAATGCTGTCCCCAGAATCACCATATTGGCTAGTTTCAAAATCGAGGTTTGAAGAAGCCAAAAAGGCATTTAAATGGGTTCGAGGCGATGGAGAGGAGCAAAGGGAAGAATTCGAAAAGATGGTTCAAGCACAAGAACGAGAGACACAAGAAGATATGAAAACGGAGAGGAATAAGATCTATAAATACTCGTGGTTGTCTGTTTCAAGatatgtaattaattcatTGAAGGCTGTGTTGAAGATTTTCAAGAAGAAAGAGTTTTATAAGCCATCTATAGTGGCTATTTGTATGCTGGTAGTATTTGAATTCGGCGGAGCGCACATGATACCAGCGTATGGTAATGTTATCCTTCAAGCTGTTTTAAACAAAGAAAGTCTATCAGATGTTACTTGGCAATTCACTGTTATAGATTTCCTTAGAACCATTTGCGCGTTTCTAGCTATTTTCTTGTTGAAAAAGTATAAGCGAAGAACGATCTTATTCATAAGTGGAGCCATGACAGTTTTGTCTTTAACCGCTGTATCAGTATTTGTATATTTGCGAAACGCTGAAATTATTACCCAAGATTGGTTATTGGATACAGTACCAATGGTTTTAATGATAACGTACACTTTGTCGTTTTGTTTAGGCGCTGTACCTTTGAATTGGGTTATTTGTGGTGAAGTTTTTCCTTTAGCCTATCGAAGCTTGGGATCGACATTGTCTACTTCATTTTTAACACCGTCATTTGTTATATCTATGAAAACAGCACCACATTTGTACTCGACGATAGGAGTACAAGGTGCTTTTCTAGTCTATTCAGCATTATTGACAATAtgcttaataattatgtactgtTTACTACCAGAGACGAAAGATAGAACGCTGATCGATATcgaaaatagttttaaaggaATTCGTAAATCGGACAGAGAAGTACAACTTAGTTTAATGGAAAAGAAGGAAATTAATGCTGTTTAG